In Penaeus chinensis breed Huanghai No. 1 chromosome 26, ASM1920278v2, whole genome shotgun sequence, a single genomic region encodes these proteins:
- the LOC125038835 gene encoding synaptic vesicle 2-related protein-like: protein MNRNHDIGSYEEFDEDGNSIAKDSLGGSSSSPPGSAPSSLDPGAHIEMSAAVSGVVPDDTFTVDQAVNALGFGKFQVKLSLITGLCWMADSMEMMILAILSPALHCDWHLSEWKQAFLTTSVFIGMMISSAFWGNLSDKYGRKRSLRLAAVMLAYWGLLSAFAPTYNWIVLLRGLVGFAIGCIPQSVTLYAEFLPAHQRGKCVVLLDCFWAVGACAEVILALWVMPTMGWTGLLALSTIPLILFALVSHWLPESARYDAASGESEKALATLQKIADENGKPMLLGRLIVDDVAQVNRGRLMDLLVPDLKWTTLLLWFIWSSCAFCYYGVVLMTTELFEAKGNLCSISGTEGIYTCSADCRPLSSEDYLDLLWTTLAEFPGIFFTILVIEKLGRKKTMALEFIIFVVSIIFLFICTSNRTWLTFILFVARGIISGVFQAAYVYTPEVYPTSLRAVGVGTCSGMARFGAMLTPIVAQVMTRTSVHLATATYGIVAILAIAAALMLPIETRGRAMS, encoded by the exons ATGAACCGGAATCATGACATAGGGTCCTACGAGGAGTTTGACGAAGATGGCAACAGTATCGCAAAAGATTCCCTTGGGGGCTCCTCCAGCTCCCCCCCAGggtctgctccctcctccctggACCCCGGAGCACATATTGAGATGTCTGCGGCAGTGTCAGGAGTGGTCCCGGATG ATACATTTACGGTTGACCAAGCTGTGAATGCTTTGGGGTTTGGCAAATTTCAG GTTAAGCTCTCTCTGATCACTGGACTGTGCTGGATGGCAGACTCGATGGAAATGATGATTCTCGCCATCCTCAGCCCAGCCCTTCACTGCGACTGGCATCTCTCGGAGTGGAAGCAGGCATTCTTAACTACCTCAGTTTTTATTG GAATGATGATCAGCTCAGCCTTCTGGGGTAATCTCTCGGACAAATATGGCAGAAAGCGATCCCTAAGACTAGCAGCCGTCATGCTTGCTTACTGGGGCTTGCTCTCTGCCTTCGCCCCAACGTACAACTGGATCGTGCTTCTCAGAGGCCTCGTTGGCTTTGCAATTGGTTGTATTCCACAGTC TGTTACCTTGTATGCAGAATTCTTGCCTGCTCACCAGCGTGGAAAGTGTGTCGTGTTGCTTGAT TGTTTCTGGGCAGTTGGTGCATGTGCCGAAGTCATACTTGCTCTATGGGTGATGCCGACCATGGGGTGGACAGGACTTCTAGCACTCTCCACCATCCCCCTGATTCTGTTTGCTCTTGTCTCACAC tGGCTCCCAGAAAGTGCCAGATATGATGCAGCATCTGGAGAATCTGAGAAAGCTCTGGCCACCCTGCAGAAAATTGCAGATGAAAATG GAAAACCCATGTTGCTTGGTCGGCTGATTGTTGATGACGTTGCACAGGTTAACCGTGGTCGACTAATGGATCTGCTGGTGCCTGATCTCAAGTGGACGACACTCCTTTTGTGGTTCATTTG GTCTTCCTGTGCATTCTGTTACTATGGCGTGGTACTCATGACCACAGAGCTCTTTGAGGCAAAAGGCAATTTGTGTTCAATATCAGGCACAGAAGGCATATACACATGCTCTGCAGACTGCCGTCCCCTGAGCTCAGAAGACTACCTAGATTTACTTTGGACAACCCTTGCAGAATTCCCAG GAATATTTTTCACAATCCTTGTAATTGAGAAGCTCGGAAGGAAGAAGACGATGGCACTGGAGTTCATCATTTTTGTGGTGTccatcatctttcttttcatttgcaCTTCCAA TCGTACATGGCTCACTTTCATCCTGTTTGTGGCTCGTGGAATTATCTCAGGAGTGTTTCAGGCTGCATATGTCTACACACCTGAG GTATATCCAACATCACTGCGAGCTGTGGGTGTGGGGACATGTTCTGGTATGGCCCGCTTTGGTGCTATGTTAACTCCGATTGTTGCTCAAGTCATGACACGAACCTCTGTCCACTTGGCCACTGCAACATATGGCATTGTGGCCATATTAGCTATAGCTGCTGCCTTGATGTTGCCCATTGAAACGAGAGGCAGAGCAATGTCGTAA